A single region of the Nicotiana sylvestris chromosome 6, ASM39365v2, whole genome shotgun sequence genome encodes:
- the LOC138870943 gene encoding uncharacterized protein codes for MTIRGLETRVDPLLLSMVDFDVILGMDWLSPCHTVLDCHAKTMTLVMPGLTQIEWRGSLDYVPSKVISYLKTQRMVGKGCLSYLAFVTDDNAETPTIDSIPVVRDFLDVFLAKLSGMPPDWDIDFGIDLVPGTHPTSIPPYCMAPAELKKLKEQL; via the coding sequence aTGACTATTAggggattggagactagagttgatccattgttgcttagtatggttgattttgatgtgatcttgggtatggactggttgtccccATGTCATACTGttctggattgtcacgctaagaccatGACATTGGTGATGCCGGGGTTaacacagattgagtggcgaggttctctAGACTATGTTCCAAGTAaagtgatttcatacttgaagacccagcggatggttgggaagggttgtctatcttatttggcctttgtgacgGATGATAATGCAGAgacccctactattgattctaTTCCGGTGGTGCGAGATTTCCTGGATGTGTTTCTTGCAAaactgtcgggcatgccgcccgactgggacattgattttggtattgacttggtgccgggcacaCATCCCACTTCTATTCCTCCGTACTGTATGGCACCGGCTGAGTTAaagaagttgaaggagcagctttag